The Hornefia porci genome contains the following window.
TATTGACGTGGTAGATAAATAAAATGTAAAGTATTGATTTACGTTACCGCCGATTGACGTGCTTTATAACGACTCGGGGAAACGACCATAGCACAGCGAATGCATCAGAATACGTCAAGATATATCAACTTATAACAGACTCAATGTGCGATAAAGCCTTAACATTTCGTTCTTAATATTTCTGATTGATGTGATATGCAATATTATACTGCATCGGAATCAAAAAAATATATTTTCTTGTCCCCGTTCGGTTGTTTTGTGCGTTTATATAGATAGTATATGCTCATTGGTCTATTGATATTTCAATCATAATCGATGACTGAGCACATATTAAACGGAATGTGTTTTTCAGACAATCGGAGGAGAAAAATGTTTAGAAAATACACGAGGATTTTTCAGAGGGGAAAAAGAAAAGTGCTAAAATTACGTATAAAATAATGGGTACTTGGCAGGGAAATAATCGTGGATATGTGTATCGTACATTAAAACGTCCAACCTATAAGTGATAATTTCAACTTGAAAAATATTCTAATAATGGAGGAATTTATGAGGCGGAAAATAATTTACGGAGTATTGGCAGTCGTGTGTATCGTGCTGCTCGCAGTGCTTATTACCATGTACCAGAGGCAGGTATCGGTCAATGGACAGATGCTCGCCGATGACTTCCGGTATGCGGGATACAGTGCTGTATCATTCGATAAAGTCAGTTCAGACAGGTTGACGAACGGGGAGAAAAAGAAGGCATTGAACAGTTACTGGCTGGCGATGCGTCCTTTGTCCGCGAATATCAACCGCGTCGCAGAGTCGGGTGCATACAGGGAATATCGAATGGACGGTCTGGAAGAATTTCTGATTGAACTGAATGAAGATCTGGGTAACCCTGCGAAATACGATGCGCTAATACATACCATCAAGAAGGTGAACGCTAATTTGGAACGCATAGGCGAGCAGAGTACATCGGGGTATAATTTCCGGGGAGATCCGGAGAATATCCGGAAGTATATTTCGGAAATCGAGGAAGATTGCAGGGCGTATACAGGCCGATGAATATGCATATCGAAAAATTCAAATGGCGTATACAGTAAAAGCAAAGAAAATGTGAATGTTAAGCTCACGGGAAAGCAGAAACGAACAGACCCGCCTCGGAAAGGGATTTGAGGATCGGTTCATGGTAATGACCGGTGCTCTCCATAACGATACGGGTCTCACCCTCAAGCCCTTTGATGAAGGAGACTAACTGATCAAGATCCTTCTTCGTGTGAGAAACATTGAAAGGTTTACGAACGACCACACCGGCGGGCTGCAGGACCGCCACAGTGCTCTTGCCTTTGGAAACATCAATGCCTACGGCGTTCAACATGATTCATACCTCCATGAAATTGAGTGGTAGTGGTACCAGCTTTACTCATTGCCGATTCAATCTCCCGGGGTATCACACGAACACGCACGAAGGCGATTCAACCTGCATAAACCGAACAACTGGGAATGAGCAGCCGGCAAACCGGCTTTCTGGCAGGCGTCAAATGAGCCCAAGGAAAATACCGTTAAGACCAGTGCTGCTACATTCTACCAGTTTGAACAATGAGGAGGAGTAACAACCAATGAAAACGACCAAAGAAAAAGATAAGACTTATTTGAAAGAGAAATCCTATTGGGTCAGGAGATTTATCGCCGGCGAGATTTTGTTTCTGCTGTTCGTGATTGCATTATTCATTCATATGCCCTCTAAGCTTACGTTGTATTACATCGCGGTACCGTTCCTCGGAGGAACGGCGATCAATATTTTGTGGACCTGGATCGACATAAAGCGTTACAGGGCAAAGTAGAAATTTCGGCGCAGCCTGACACCGCCCAGGCTATCTATTAGATTGCTTTCAGCAATCAAAAATGATATACTGTCCTTAGGAATTTCTAAGGAGGTGCGAGTTATGGCAAGGACAACTACCAAAACAGCGAATGTATATACACGAGTAGATCCCGAGACAAAGGAGCAGGCCGAAGCCATCCTGAATCATCTTGGAATCCCGATGTCAAATGCCATCGGCATGTTTTTAAAGCAGGTGATCATCCAGCGGGGAATACCTTTTGAAATGAAGCTTCCTGTCGCAAAGCCTGTTTCTATAGGCGAACTGACGAAAGAACAGTTCGATGCTGAAATGAAACTGGGGATGGATGATGTCGCTGCAGGCCGCGTCGTTTCTGCTGAGGATGTCGAAGCTGAAATGAGGAGACTATACAGCGAATGAAGATCGTCTACACATTCAAGGCAAGACAGGACTTACGGGATATTTACGAATACATTGCCTGCACACTGCTTGTTCCGGAGACAGCAGGCAGAATGACCGATTCGATTATGAAAAAGGTCAGAACGCTGGAATCCATGCCGGAAAGAAATCCTATGTATAAGGAAGAGCCGTGGCTCAGTCAGGGCGTTCGCTTTCTGCCCGTCAAAAGCTATCTGGTTTTCTACACGGTTAATTTTTCCAAAGAGACTGTTTCTGTTGTCCGTATCATGTATGCCGGAAGAGATATTCGAAATCAATTGAATGAAACGACAGAGTGGTAAATGACAGCTCCTGCCAGCATGGTTTATAAACACCGTCCGCAGATGAAATTTTCCTTGCATCGGCATCGGCGATATGCTATACTTATGAGGTATTACGGGCGTTCCTCTGAATGATGCATCCTGCAGGATGCGTAGAGTAACTCGAGGGCATTTAAGAACGTCTATGAGGGAAGGAGGATATCATCATTATGAATGCAATAGATGCTGTGACTCAGGATTACCTGAAGAAGGACATTCCGGAATTTGGTGTCGGCGATACCGTTCGCGTACACATCAAGATTAAAGAAGGAAACAGAGAGAGAATTCAGGTCTTTGAGGGTTTCGTGCTGAAGCGTCAGAACGGCGGAATCGGAGAGAGCTTCACCGTCAGAAGAATCGCATCAGGCGTCGGCGTTGAAAAGACATTCCCGCTTCATTCACCATGGGTTGAGAAGATCGAGGTCGTTCGCAAGGGCGATGTCAGAAGAGCAAGGCTCCACTACATGCGTGGCAGAACAGGAAAGTCCGCGAAGATCAAATCAAAGGAAAGCAGATAATGAAGGGGGAACCGCAAGGTTCCCTTTTCTGTACTGAAGTAATGACGCAATAATCAGATATAAACTGCCGGTCCGACAGGTTCCGGGCCGGCTTAACGGATATTGACATTAATGAGGACCGATGTCCTTTGAACAGCAGGAGTATCGCAATGAACAGTATCAACTGGTACCCCGGTCATATGAAAAAGACCCGGGAACTGATCCGTGATAATCTGAAAATGGTGGATCTGGTCATCGAGGTCATCGACGCCAGGATTCCGGTTTCCAGCAGGAACCCCATCATCGATGAACTGGTGGGGGAGAAGCCCCGGGTGATTATTCTGAACAAAAAAGATCTGGCGGATCCTGAAGAGAACCGGAACTGGACTGCCTTCTTCCGCGCCGGCGGCATTCGGGCGCTGGAGATGAACTGTGTCAGCGGCGAAGGGGTCAAAACTCTGTACGGGGCTTTGTCCGCAAGGCAGGAAGAAATCGGGTCCGCCCGTTACAAGCGGCCGATGCGTATGATGATCGTGGGCGTACCCAACTGCGGCAAATCCTCGCTGATTAACCGTCTGACCGGAAAGAAGAGCGCGCGGACCGGCGACCGGCCGGGAGTGACGAAGGGAAAGCAGTGGCTGACCCTGTCCAACGGAATGCAGCTGCTGGACACGCCCGGGATTTTGTGGCCGAAGTTTGAGGATCCCCGCGTGGGGCTGAATCTCGCATACTGCGGGAGCATCCGGGACGAGATTCTGGATACGGCGGATCTGGCGCTGTCTTTTCTGGAGGATATGCAGAACCGTTATCCGGAGATGCTTCGGGAACGCTACCGACTGGAGGAACTGGGAGAGACGCCGCTGGAGACCATGGAGCGCATAGCGGAGAAACGGGGATTCATTCTGCCGGGCAGGAGAATCGACTATGAGCGGTGCGCCCGGACTGTTCTGGATGAATTTCGCAGCGGCAGAATCGGAAGGATCACACTGGAGACCGCACCGGGAAACATCACACCGGAGGGCGCACTATGAAAAAAGAAGAACGGGAGCAGCGCATGCGGCAGCGGCTCCGGGAAATGAGGCTTCCGGAAGAGGCCTTGTGGGAACAGGGGATCCGGTATATCGGCGGTATCGACGAGGTAGGCCGGGGTCCGCTGGCGGGGCCTGTCGTTGCGGCCTGTGTCGTGCTCCCGCAGGATTTCGACCTTCTGGGGGTGGATGATTCCAAGAAACTGTCGGAGAAGAGACGGGAGCACCTGTACAGTCGGATCCTGGAACGGGCGGTCGCCTGGGGGATAGGGCGCCGGGGGCCGGAGGTCATCGATGAGATTAATATTCTGGAGGCCACAAAGCTTGCCATGCTGGATGCGGCGGCTGCCGCAGACGAGATGCTCCGGGAGAAAGACGGGAGCACCATGGAGCACGTGCTGATCGACGCACTGAGGCTGGAGGCTCTGGATAAGCCGCAGACTTCCATCATCAGAGGAGACAGCAGCAGCGTATCCATCGCGGCAGCGTCCATCGTTGCCAAGGTGACACGGGATCGACGGATGATCAAGTATGCGGAGGAGTATCCCGGATACGGCTTCGAGAGAAATAAAGGCTACGGTACAAAGGCGCACTACGAGGGAATCCGGGAGCACGGAGTGACCCCGATTCATCGGCGCAATTTTTTAAAAAATACCGGTTATTGACCGGGGAAGGAGAAAAACATGGAAATCAAAACCGATATCGAAATCGCACAGGCAGTGGAAAAAGAACCGATTCTGAACATCGCGAGGGACGCGGGCATTGATGAAAAGTACGTGGAGCTGTACGGAAACTATAAGGCGAAGATCGATTACAGCATCCTGGAAGAAAAAAAGAATGAGCCGGACGGTAAACTGATCCTGGTGACGGCGATTTCTCCGACTCCGGCGGGTGAGGGAAAGACCACCACATCAGCGGGACTTGCAGACGCTTTTCACAGACTGGACAAAAAGGTGATGCTGGCGCTGAGGGAGCCTTCTCTGGGCCCCGTGTTCGGCATCAAAGGCGGAGCGGCGGGCGGAGGCTACGCCCAGGTGGTTCCGATGGAGGACATCAATCTGCACTTTACCGGAGATATGCACGCCATCGGCGCCGCGAACAATCTGATCGCCGCCATGCTGGACAACCATATTCAGCAGGGAAATGCGCTGAACATTGATCCCAGAAGAATCACATGGAAACGCGCTGTGGATATGAATGACCGGCAGCTCCGACATATTCTGGACGGAATGGGCGGAAAGGCCAGCGGAGTTCCGAGGGAAGACGGATTTGAGATTACAGTGGCCAGCGAGGTCATGGCGATTCTTTGTCTCTCCCACGATATAGAAGATCTGAAGGATAAGCTTTCCAGAATTATTCTGGGGTATACATACGACGGAGCGCCGGTTACCGTGGCGGATATCAAGGCACAGGGAGCGGCGGCAGCACTGCTGAAGGACGCGCTGAAACCGAATCTGGTGCAGACTCTGGAGCATACGCCTGCATTTGTACACGGCGGACCATTCGCAAACATCGCTCATGGCTGCAATTCGCTGATGGCGACGAAGATGGCGCTCAAACTGGCAGACTATGTCGTTACGGAGGCGGGCTTCGCTGCGGATCTCGGTGCGGAGAAGTTCGTTGACATCAAATGCCGCAAGGGCGGTCTGAGGCCGGACGCCTGCGTTCTGGTCGCGACAGTACGGGCGCTGAAGTATCATGGCGGCGTGCCTAAGAAGGATCTTAATGAAGAAAATCTGGAGGCGCTGGAGGCAGGGCTGCCTAATCTTCTGCAGCATCTTGAGAATATCCGGGAAGTCTACGGCATTCCGGCGGTTGTGGCGCTGAATGAGTTCCCTACGGATACACAGGCGGAGGTTCACCTCGTTGAGGAGAAATGCCGTGAGCTGGGCGTCAACGTGGTTCTCAGCCAGGTATGGGCAAAGGGCGGCGAAGGCGGCGTCGACCTGGCGAAGGAGGTCATCCGTCTTATTGAGGAGGAAGAAAATCATTTCAGCTTTACATATCCTCTGGAGCTGACCATCCGGGAAAAGATTGAAACCATCGCAAAACGCGTATACCATGCAGACGGCGTGATTTACGAAAAGAAGGCGGCGCAGTCCATCGATCAGTTGGAAAAACTGGGTTACGGCGGCCTTCCGATCTGCGTGGCGAAAACCCAGTTCAGCTTCTCGGATGACCCGTCCCTGCTGGGTGCGCCAGAGGGCTTCCATATCACGGTGACAGAGGCGAAAGCGGATGCGGGAGCAGGATTCATCGTGGTGAAGACCGGAAATATCATGACGATGCCGGGGCTGCCCAGGGTACCCGCGGCGGAGAAAATCGATGTGGATAACTCCGGAAGGATTACCGGGCTGTTTTAACCCGCGTTGCAGGGATCGGGCACACATCAGACAGATTTACAGCAGAAGGGAAGAATCAGATAATAATGATCACAGACAGCAGTTGCAGAGAATTTGTGGAAATACTCTCCAGTAAGGAGCCGGTACCGGGAGGCGGGAGCGCATCGGCGCTTCTGGGCGCGATCGGGACGGCTCTGGGGAACATGGTCGGTCACCTGACCGTCGGCAAGAAAAAATACGCGGCGGTAGAGGACGAAATGCACGACATGATGGATCGCTGCGAGAAGATTCAGCATGATATGTTGAACCTGGTGGAACGGGATGCGGAGGCCTTCGCACCTCTGGCAAAGGCTTACGGAATGCCGCGGGATACGGAGGAGCAGAAACGGGAAAAGGAGCGGGTCATGGCCATCGTGCTTCAGGATGCGTGCGCGGCGCCTCTTGAGATCATGCGGAAATGCTGCGAGGCTATTGACATGTGCGAGGAATTTGCTAACAAAGGAAGCCGGCTCGCAATCAGCGACGCCGGCGTGGGCGTTGTGTTCTGTAAGGCGGCTCTGCAGGGGCTTCTCTGAATGTGTTCATCAATACAAAAGCGATGAAGGATCGGGAGAGCGCTGAGAGGATTAATGACGAGGCGGACAGCATGCTGTTCGAGTATACGGTAAAGGCCGATACGGTGTACGCCCAGGTGCAGGCGAGTCTGCGGGGCTGGGACGACTGAGCCTGCGAAGAGCCTGATCAGTCACTGAGCATCATTTCCAGAGAATCATCCTGAAAGAAGGTATTGGCGTTGTAGAGGAACAGTATTTCATCCACTTTGTAGGCATTAATGAGGTCACCGATATCCTCGAAGAAATAGCGGGGATCCACGACGATGATTCTCCGGTAGTTCCGGGACAGAAACGGGATAAAGCTGTTGGCGTAGCTGTCTTTGATCAGCAGCAGGGTGCGATCCTCTGTCCCCGGCGTCTGAATCGTGTACATCGGATGATTGCTTCCGCCGAATACGGTATAGGCATCCTTCTTCTTCAGATTGTCAAGCTGATAGAAGTGGGTTGTCTTTTTCTTTGTGTCGGCGTAGTAGATCACGGAATTGCGGTAATTCTGACGGCTGTCGGGGAGATAGATTTTTATCGCGTCGTCCCGTCCGTTGACGAATCCGCTCTTGGAGCAGAGCGTTCCCCTGAAGTCGTTTTTGACGGCGTAGCCGTCGTAGGCGGTCTTTGTATCAAGCTTTATTTTCTTCGCGGCGGTCCGGTACGCGAGATACGCTCCGTCGCTGGTCCAGTGGTGGTCGGTCCGGTAATAGAGCTGCGTATCCTCCTTCGCCTTGCGGAATGCGTCCCGAACGTCAATCGTCGTGTAGCCGAAGCTGCGCAGATCAGACAGAAACGAGTCCATATAGCTGTTCTGGTCGGCCATCCGCACGGTGGCCGGAAGCTTGTCGGAAAGAATGTTCGCGGCGTTCGGCGCCAGCAGGAAATACATTTTCACATCGCTGTACTGACGGCTGAACTGGCGCAGGGCGTTTTTTGTATAGACAAAGTGCTTGTTCGGCGTGCTGATCTCCTCCATGAGGTAATGATCCCTGCAGCGATATACTCCGTTGGCCTCCAGCTTTCCCTCTGTAACGTCCGCGGCGGATTTAATCCGGATGAAGGTGTTCCGGAACAGGAACTGGTCGTTCACATAGTTTTCCAGCTTTGTTTCATAGCGCCCTTCCATGTATTTTGAGATCGAAAATGACGGCAGCGCCTGAAGAACCCGGTTCTCCACAGCGGAAAAGGTTTTGTCCGGCAGAATGAGATTCAGCAGGAACACCGCCGCCAGACAGACGATGAACAGAAGACCGGTTATTCTGGTGTAGGAACTGTTTCGCATAGTGACCGCCTCCCGGGTCTTTTAAAATCTGAAGTACAAAAACGGATTATATGAACTGTAAACCAGGTACGCCACGGACAGAATGAAAACCGCGAAAATGCAGATCACCGCCGGAACGCGCCGCTCCTCCGCGAAGCGCCGGAAACGCTCCATGGGGCGAGGGCCTGAAAGCACGCAGGAAAGAATCAGGAGGATCAGATTCGTGCGCAGCAGATACAGCGTTTTCACATTGGCGAGGGCGAACCGGCCGACGCCGAACATGACGCCCAGATAATGGATCGCCGCGGACAGATCGCTGCTGAAGAAGAAGACCCATCCGATCAGAACCACCAGCATGGCGTACAGATGCTGAGCCCACGCCGGGCTTTGTTTCAGAGCGCTTCCGAAGACATACTTCTCCAGGATCAGCACGACTCCGTAATATAACCCCAGAATACAAAATTCCAGCTGGCGCCGTGCCACAGCCCGGTCAGGGACCAGACAATCAGCAGATTCAGGATATGGCGGGGAACCGTAACCCGGTTGCCGCCCAGCGGAATGTAGAGGTAGTCCCGGAACCATCCGGACAGAGACATATGCCATCTGCGCCAGAATTCCGTGACGCTCCTGCTGATATAGGGATAGTTGAAATTCTCCAGAAACTCAAAGCCGAACATACGGCCCAGACCGATGGCCATGTCAGAATATCCGCTGAAGTCAAAGTAGATCTGCAGCGTATAGGCCAGCGCGCCGATCCAGAAGGAGAGGACCGAGGCCTGGCTGTCCGGCAGGTTCAGGACCAGCTGGTGCAGCGCGCCCAGGTTGTTGGCCAGGAGCACCTTCTTTCCGAGACCGAGCATGAAGCGCGTCGCGCCCTGGCCGAATTTCTCCGGATTCGTTTCACGGTATGACAGCTGACTCTCAATGTCGATGTACTTCACGATGGGACCGGCGATCAGCTGCGGGAACAGCGCCAGGTACAGAGCGAAGTTCAGAAAGCTGCTCTGGGGCTTCACTTTGTCCCGGTACACATCGATGATGTAGGACAGCGCCTGGAAGGTGTAAAATGAAATACCGATAGGCAGGGACAGCGCGGTATAGGAAATATGGGAATGGAAGATTCCGTTCACGGTGTCCATCAGGAAGCCGAAGTATTTGAAGAAACACAGGATGAAGAGGTTCATCACAAGCGCGAACAGAAAGTCCCGCTTCCCGGAGCCGCCCTTTCGCCTGTCCTGCGCGATCAGATGCGCCATGAAATAATTGAAAAAGGCGCTGTAAATCATCAGGAACACATAGACCGGCTCTCCCCAGCTGTAAAAGACGAGACTGAAAAGCAGCAGAACGATGTTCCGGGCGAACAGATATTTTTTCGGCACGAGGAAATACACGGCCAGAAGGATCGGCAGGAAGCAGAAGATGAATACGATACTGCTAAAGAGCATGACGGAACACCTCCTCATACCGGTCAGGATTTTTGTCCACGCAATAGAAATATAGTTTCCGCGTTTGTATATGATGGCGTTTTTCAGCATGGCGACCTGAGACGGCCCGTAGCCTTCAAAGGTCCTTGTCTGATCTGCGACGCGCCTGTCGATGGCGTCCTCCACCGCGGTCAGGTCGTCTCGCCGGTAAACGCGGACAACCAGAAC
Protein-coding sequences here:
- the rplS gene encoding 50S ribosomal protein L19, which codes for MNAIDAVTQDYLKKDIPEFGVGDTVRVHIKIKEGNRERIQVFEGFVLKRQNGGIGESFTVRRIASGVGVEKTFPLHSPWVEKIEVVRKGDVRRARLHYMRGRTGKSAKIKSKESR
- a CDS encoding type II toxin-antitoxin system RelB/DinJ family antitoxin is translated as MARTTTKTANVYTRVDPETKEQAEAILNHLGIPMSNAIGMFLKQVIIQRGIPFEMKLPVAKPVSIGELTKEQFDAEMKLGMDDVAAGRVVSAEDVEAEMRRLYSE
- a CDS encoding ribonuclease HII; translation: MKKEEREQRMRQRLREMRLPEEALWEQGIRYIGGIDEVGRGPLAGPVVAACVVLPQDFDLLGVDDSKKLSEKRREHLYSRILERAVAWGIGRRGPEVIDEINILEATKLAMLDAAAAADEMLREKDGSTMEHVLIDALRLEALDKPQTSIIRGDSSSVSIAAASIVAKVTRDRRMIKYAEEYPGYGFERNKGYGTKAHYEGIREHGVTPIHRRNFLKNTGY
- a CDS encoding formate--tetrahydrofolate ligase → MEIKTDIEIAQAVEKEPILNIARDAGIDEKYVELYGNYKAKIDYSILEEKKNEPDGKLILVTAISPTPAGEGKTTTSAGLADAFHRLDKKVMLALREPSLGPVFGIKGGAAGGGYAQVVPMEDINLHFTGDMHAIGAANNLIAAMLDNHIQQGNALNIDPRRITWKRAVDMNDRQLRHILDGMGGKASGVPREDGFEITVASEVMAILCLSHDIEDLKDKLSRIILGYTYDGAPVTVADIKAQGAAAALLKDALKPNLVQTLEHTPAFVHGGPFANIAHGCNSLMATKMALKLADYVVTEAGFAADLGAEKFVDIKCRKGGLRPDACVLVATVRALKYHGGVPKKDLNEENLEALEAGLPNLLQHLENIREVYGIPAVVALNEFPTDTQAEVHLVEEKCRELGVNVVLSQVWAKGGEGGVDLAKEVIRLIEEEENHFSFTYPLELTIREKIETIAKRVYHADGVIYEKKAAQSIDQLEKLGYGGLPICVAKTQFSFSDDPSLLGAPEGFHITVTEAKADAGAGFIVVKTGNIMTMPGLPRVPAAEKIDVDNSGRITGLF
- a CDS encoding MBOAT family O-acyltransferase; amino-acid sequence: MQFMGLDYSDYDSYIYYKSREALGVQEVLVVRVYRRDDLTAVEDAIDRRVADQTRTFEGYGPSQVAMLKNAIIYKRGNYISIAWTKILTGMRRCSVMLFSSIVFIFCFLPILLAVYFLVPKKYLFARNIVLLLFSLVFYSWGEPVYVFLMIYSAFFNYFMAHLIAQDRRKGGSGKRDFLFALVMNLFILCFFKYFGFLMDTVNGIFHSHISYTALSLPIGISFYTFQALSYIIDVYRDKVKPQSSFLNFALYLALFPQLIAGPIVKYIDIESQLSYRETNPEKFGQGATRFMLGLGKKVLLANNLGALHQLVLNLPDSQASVLSFWIGALAYTLQIYFDFSGYSDMAIGLGRMFGFEFLENFNYPYISRSVTEFWRRWHMSLSGWFRDYLYIPLGGNRVTVPRHILNLLIVWSLTGLWHGASWNFVFWGYITESC
- a CDS encoding type II toxin-antitoxin system RelE/ParE family toxin, which encodes MKIVYTFKARQDLRDIYEYIACTLLVPETAGRMTDSIMKKVRTLESMPERNPMYKEEPWLSQGVRFLPVKSYLVFYTVNFSKETVSVVRIMYAGRDIRNQLNETTEW
- a CDS encoding IS110 family transposase encodes the protein MLNAVGIDVSKGKSTVAVLQPAGVVVRKPFNVSHTKKDLDQLVSFIKGLEGETRIVMESTGHYHEPILKSLSEAGLFVSAFP
- a CDS encoding DHHW family protein translates to MRNSSYTRITGLLFIVCLAAVFLLNLILPDKTFSAVENRVLQALPSFSISKYMEGRYETKLENYVNDQFLFRNTFIRIKSAADVTEGKLEANGVYRCRDHYLMEEISTPNKHFVYTKNALRQFSRQYSDVKMYFLLAPNAANILSDKLPATVRMADQNSYMDSFLSDLRSFGYTTIDVRDAFRKAKEDTQLYYRTDHHWTSDGAYLAYRTAAKKIKLDTKTAYDGYAVKNDFRGTLCSKSGFVNGRDDAIKIYLPDSRQNYRNSVIYYADTKKKTTHFYQLDNLKKKDAYTVFGGSNHPMYTIQTPGTEDRTLLLIKDSYANSFIPFLSRNYRRIIVVDPRYFFEDIGDLINAYKVDEILFLYNANTFFQDDSLEMMLSD
- the ylqF gene encoding ribosome biogenesis GTPase YlqF, yielding MNSINWYPGHMKKTRELIRDNLKMVDLVIEVIDARIPVSSRNPIIDELVGEKPRVIILNKKDLADPEENRNWTAFFRAGGIRALEMNCVSGEGVKTLYGALSARQEEIGSARYKRPMRMMIVGVPNCGKSSLINRLTGKKSARTGDRPGVTKGKQWLTLSNGMQLLDTPGILWPKFEDPRVGLNLAYCGSIRDEILDTADLALSFLEDMQNRYPEMLRERYRLEELGETPLETMERIAEKRGFILPGRRIDYERCARTVLDEFRSGRIGRITLETAPGNITPEGAL